The following proteins come from a genomic window of Synechococcus sp. BIOS-E4-1:
- a CDS encoding DUF2973 domain-containing protein, translating to MRLSFKTKDRTGLKTTHPELFDQNGSVTKEKLLVVRFDRPKPVLPS from the coding sequence ATGCGTCTATCCTTTAAAACAAAGGACCGAACTGGGCTCAAAACCACTCATCCAGAACTTTTTGATCAAAATGGCAGCGTGACTAAGGAAAAACTGCTTGTGGTTCGTTTTGACAGACCAAAGCCAGTCCTCCCCTCATAG
- a CDS encoding methyltransferase domain-containing protein, whose protein sequence is MPATDKGWFDSVAIDYARCRPHYPDAFFAWMADQSPALNCCWDAACGNGQASIGLSRWFNRVEATDLSVQQIAAAEQHPRIHYRQGAAEQSDLSSDSMDAVLIAAAIHWLDVERFNQEVRRVLRPGGLLVWLGYEPIQGAPEDLQTWLNSLYHERLNRFWPPERTHVDTCYANLPFPVCNQPLPKGLRITEHWTQNDLLGFISTWSALRQASQQVDSNDQSRSLITNLSEELNEIWPQDSAQLTLQLPLMGRWGVFP, encoded by the coding sequence ATGCCGGCAACTGATAAAGGCTGGTTTGATTCTGTGGCGATCGACTATGCGCGTTGCAGGCCCCATTACCCGGATGCCTTCTTCGCCTGGATGGCAGACCAGTCGCCAGCACTGAATTGTTGTTGGGATGCAGCCTGCGGCAATGGTCAGGCATCCATTGGACTGAGCCGCTGGTTCAACCGTGTTGAAGCGACAGACCTGAGTGTTCAGCAGATCGCGGCAGCAGAACAACACCCCCGCATTCACTACCGGCAAGGAGCTGCGGAACAATCCGATCTGAGCAGCGACAGCATGGATGCGGTGCTGATTGCTGCAGCAATTCACTGGCTGGATGTGGAGCGCTTCAACCAGGAAGTCCGACGGGTGCTGCGACCGGGGGGCCTGTTGGTCTGGCTGGGCTATGAACCCATCCAAGGTGCACCTGAGGATTTACAGACGTGGCTCAACAGCCTCTATCACGAGCGACTCAACCGGTTCTGGCCACCTGAACGCACCCACGTGGACACCTGCTACGCCAATTTGCCCTTCCCAGTCTGCAATCAACCGCTGCCAAAAGGATTGAGGATCACCGAGCACTGGACGCAGAACGACCTTCTGGGCTTTATCAGCACCTGGTCAGCACTCCGACAGGCCAGCCAGCAAGTTGATAGCAATGATCAGAGCCGCTCACTGATCACCAACCTCTCCGAAGAGCTGAATGAGATCTGGCCTCAGGATTCAGCACAACTGACACTGCAATTGCCGCTGATGGGGCGCTGGGGGGTATTCCCCTGA
- a CDS encoding 5-formyltetrahydrofolate cyclo-ligase, with amino-acid sequence MQAFEEASKPTLRRIFRTRRRLAFEAEPSLQDRIRNQVRQEIRQRHREGELQQSVGIYWPLPGEVDLSPLRLELVQELGLSTALPVADGQGNMTFRPWTAAPLASDGCGIPAPLDQKDLSAEKLSLLLVPALAVDRMGIRLGYGGGYYDRLRCQEGWSEVPALVVLPEDCVSVQSLPTDPWDRPFQGWLSEKGFQQKLP; translated from the coding sequence ATGCAGGCCTTTGAGGAAGCCAGTAAACCCACTCTGCGAAGGATCTTCAGAACACGAAGGCGCCTGGCCTTTGAGGCTGAACCCAGCTTGCAGGACAGGATCCGCAATCAGGTCAGGCAGGAAATCAGGCAACGCCACCGAGAGGGTGAATTGCAGCAGTCCGTAGGGATCTACTGGCCATTGCCTGGAGAAGTGGACCTGAGCCCCCTGCGGCTTGAGCTGGTCCAAGAACTCGGGTTGAGCACAGCGCTTCCTGTCGCTGATGGACAAGGCAACATGACCTTTCGCCCCTGGACTGCGGCCCCCTTAGCCAGCGACGGCTGCGGGATTCCGGCTCCTTTGGATCAAAAAGACCTGAGTGCTGAGAAGCTGTCTCTCTTGCTCGTTCCTGCTCTGGCTGTGGATCGGATGGGCATCCGACTCGGCTACGGCGGCGGCTACTACGACCGTCTTCGCTGCCAGGAGGGCTGGAGCGAAGTACCTGCTCTGGTTGTACTTCCCGAAGACTGCGTGAGTGTTCAATCTCTGCCAACAGACCCCTGGGACAGACCTTTCCAGGGATGGTTGAGCGAAAAGGGTTTCCAACAGAAGTTGCCTTGA
- a CDS encoding SufE family protein, which yields MAEPGSSTTRYGSQALDQLAERLNSTSDPRKRYEYVLWLAKKLPSMPRELQTEERKVKGCVSQVFIASELIDGRLQWHGDSDALITKGLLALLIKGLGDLTPAQVMSVDPGFIAATGLQASLTPSRANGFLNILRMMQQQATVLNESD from the coding sequence ATGGCTGAACCAGGCAGCTCCACAACTCGCTACGGCAGCCAGGCTCTTGATCAGCTCGCCGAACGACTGAACAGCACATCAGATCCGCGCAAGCGCTACGAGTATGTGCTCTGGCTCGCCAAAAAGCTGCCTTCCATGCCCCGAGAGCTGCAAACCGAAGAGCGCAAGGTCAAAGGGTGTGTTTCCCAGGTCTTTATTGCATCAGAATTGATCGACGGGCGTCTTCAGTGGCATGGAGATTCAGATGCCCTGATCACCAAGGGGCTGCTGGCCCTGCTGATCAAAGGACTGGGAGACCTCACCCCAGCACAGGTGATGTCTGTTGACCCTGGTTTCATCGCCGCCACAGGCCTTCAAGCCAGCCTCACTCCCTCACGCGCCAATGGCTTCCTCAACATCTTGCGGATGATGCAGCAGCAGGCGACTGTTCTCAATGAATCGGATTGA
- a CDS encoding homoserine dehydrogenase yields the protein MATRIGIGLLGLGTVGAGVASILNSPEGRHPLIADLELVRVAVRDPQRSRPVSIPSERLTTDPNEVVDDPNVHVIVEVIGGIEPARTLIMRAITAGKSVVTANKAVIARHGEEIAAAAAAAGVYVLIEAAVGGGIPIIEPLKQSLGSNRIERVSGIINGTTNYILSRMADEGADYHAVLKEAQELGYAEADPAADVDGHDAADKIAILAGLAFGGPIERSAVPTTGISNLQGRDVDYATQLGYGVKLLAVAERLESDGDPMGSLPLGVRVQPTLVPKDHPLAGVNGVNNAILVEGDPIGRVMFYGPGAGSGPTASAVVADILNIAGIRQLNSSDGGLDPLLAASSWRSCHLVDAGRIRQRNYVRFNTEDAPGVIGRIGSCFGEQGVSIQSIVQFDACDEGAEIVVITHEVGNEAMQNALQAIASLPGVLSLAAHFGCF from the coding sequence ATGGCGACAAGGATCGGCATCGGCCTGCTTGGCCTCGGCACCGTCGGCGCAGGTGTGGCAAGCATCCTGAACAGTCCGGAAGGTCGCCATCCACTGATTGCCGACCTTGAGCTTGTTCGAGTGGCTGTGCGTGATCCGCAGCGCAGCCGCCCCGTCTCAATCCCCTCCGAGCGCCTGACCACGGATCCCAATGAGGTGGTTGATGACCCCAATGTGCATGTGATTGTGGAGGTGATCGGCGGCATTGAACCGGCTCGCACGCTGATCATGCGAGCCATCACGGCCGGAAAATCAGTGGTCACCGCCAACAAGGCCGTGATCGCAAGACACGGTGAGGAAATCGCAGCGGCAGCGGCAGCAGCCGGTGTCTACGTGTTGATCGAAGCAGCCGTCGGGGGGGGCATTCCAATCATCGAACCGCTCAAACAGTCGCTCGGGAGCAATCGCATCGAGCGGGTGAGCGGCATCATCAACGGCACCACCAACTACATCCTCAGTCGGATGGCCGACGAGGGTGCCGATTATCACGCCGTTCTGAAGGAAGCCCAGGAACTGGGCTACGCGGAAGCGGATCCAGCAGCCGATGTTGATGGTCACGACGCTGCGGACAAGATCGCGATCCTTGCCGGACTGGCCTTTGGCGGCCCGATCGAACGCAGCGCCGTTCCGACAACGGGAATCAGCAATCTGCAGGGGCGTGATGTGGACTACGCCACTCAACTGGGATATGGCGTGAAACTGCTTGCTGTTGCTGAACGCCTGGAAAGCGATGGCGATCCGATGGGATCCCTGCCTCTGGGCGTCCGTGTCCAACCCACACTGGTGCCCAAGGACCACCCACTCGCCGGAGTCAATGGTGTCAACAACGCAATCCTTGTGGAAGGCGACCCGATTGGTCGGGTGATGTTTTACGGCCCTGGCGCCGGGTCAGGACCAACAGCCTCCGCAGTGGTTGCTGACATTCTCAATATTGCCGGCATCCGTCAGCTCAACAGCAGTGATGGCGGCCTTGATCCGCTGCTGGCAGCAAGCAGCTGGCGCTCCTGCCACCTCGTGGATGCTGGACGCATCCGACAGCGCAACTACGTGCGTTTCAACACGGAAGATGCTCCCGGAGTCATCGGCAGGATTGGCAGCTGCTTTGGAGAACAGGGTGTCTCCATCCAATCCATCGTTCAATTTGACGCCTGCGACGAGGGAGCTGAGATCGTTGTGATCACTCACGAAGTCGGTAACGAAGCGATGCAGAACGCCCTTCAGGCCATTGCCTCTCTGCCTGGAGTCCTTTCTCTGGCTGCTCATTTCGGCTGTTTCTGA
- a CDS encoding ABC transporter substrate-binding protein: MALSTALALCVTQSACQPGRRSDRITVASAGRITSLDPAQASTFGALQLLSALGDTLYKRTAEGKLTPALASALPEISDGGLTVTIPLREDVLFHDGTRFDAEAMAFSLRRFLEIGTLSYVIGDRITAVEAPETYQLRLRLSRPSSSLENLLTATNLTPVSPRAYQDHQDRFLNDRFIGTGAYKLTSFRAVQQRLEPFKQYWGPSPSNAGLDLIYLSNSTALFGAMRSGEVDVLLSDSIDEDQRLALNRMAAEGRLREGQGPSLVIGYITLLSNTPPLQNPVLRQALALSLDRDLINKRVSHGLRPPLFSLVPPGLPGGDLKPWPRHDAARARNLFIEAGYCNGKVFNLPFTYRSNVPADRLMALTWQAQIQRDLADCLSLKLDGVESTTVYRQLGEGAFQAVMLDWRGAYPDPEAYLAPLLSCKESQGSICKRGEAAISGSFWTAPGLETTLLKSDRSRGDARQRDLERVEQMAAQGAAYIPVWLVKPRAWSSTSLATPEFDGNGQVVLARLQDQR, from the coding sequence ATGGCACTCAGCACAGCCTTGGCGCTCTGCGTCACTCAGAGCGCCTGTCAGCCGGGCAGACGCAGTGATCGGATCACGGTGGCCAGCGCCGGTCGCATCACCTCTTTGGACCCGGCTCAGGCCAGCACCTTCGGAGCTCTGCAGCTGCTCAGTGCTCTAGGAGACACGCTCTACAAGAGAACTGCGGAAGGGAAACTGACGCCTGCCCTGGCTTCAGCACTGCCGGAGATCAGCGATGGCGGCCTCACGGTCACAATCCCCCTGCGTGAGGATGTGCTCTTCCATGACGGCACTCGCTTTGATGCGGAGGCGATGGCCTTCAGTCTGCGCCGTTTTCTGGAGATCGGCACTCTCAGTTATGTGATCGGTGATCGCATCACTGCGGTTGAAGCTCCGGAGACTTACCAATTGCGACTGCGCTTGAGCCGCCCCTCCAGCTCGCTTGAGAATCTGCTCACCGCCACCAACCTGACTCCTGTATCACCGAGGGCTTACCAGGATCATCAGGATCGATTTCTCAACGACCGCTTTATCGGAACGGGTGCCTACAAGTTGACCAGCTTCCGAGCTGTTCAGCAGCGACTGGAGCCCTTCAAGCAGTACTGGGGCCCCTCGCCCAGCAACGCAGGGCTGGATCTGATTTATCTCAGCAATTCCACCGCCCTGTTCGGTGCGATGCGCAGCGGCGAAGTGGATGTTCTTCTCTCTGACTCCATCGATGAGGATCAGCGACTGGCTCTGAATCGCATGGCCGCTGAGGGGCGTTTGCGAGAAGGGCAGGGTCCTTCCCTGGTGATCGGTTACATCACGCTGCTGAGCAACACACCACCACTTCAGAATCCAGTTCTGCGTCAGGCCCTGGCACTGAGCCTCGATCGAGACCTGATTAACAAGAGAGTCAGCCACGGCTTGCGGCCTCCGCTTTTTTCGTTGGTTCCGCCGGGACTGCCAGGAGGAGATCTCAAGCCCTGGCCACGACACGATGCCGCCCGGGCCAGAAACCTGTTCATTGAGGCGGGGTACTGCAATGGGAAGGTCTTCAATCTGCCATTCACCTACCGGTCGAATGTGCCCGCAGACCGTCTGATGGCCCTCACATGGCAAGCCCAAATTCAACGCGACCTGGCCGATTGTCTTTCTCTCAAACTCGACGGCGTGGAATCAACGACTGTGTATCGACAGCTGGGCGAAGGGGCTTTCCAGGCCGTGATGCTCGACTGGCGAGGCGCCTATCCCGACCCAGAGGCCTATCTGGCACCTCTGCTCAGCTGCAAGGAATCGCAGGGATCCATTTGCAAGCGAGGGGAGGCCGCCATCAGCGGTAGTTTCTGGACAGCGCCAGGCCTGGAGACCACATTGCTCAAGTCGGATCGCAGCCGCGGTGATGCACGACAGCGTGATCTGGAGAGGGTTGAGCAGATGGCTGCTCAAGGCGCCGCCTACATTCCGGTCTGGCTCGTGAAGCCGAGGGCCTGGAGCAGTACCTCCCTGGCCACTCCGGAGTTCGATGGCAATGGTCAGGTGGTGCTGGCCCGACTGCAGGATCAGCGCTGA
- a CDS encoding ABC transporter permease, translating into MGRSRELLRYAGTRLALAPVMLWLIATLVFLLLRVAPGDPVDAVLGSRAPEAAKAALRARLGLDQSLAQQYLDFLGGLLHGDLGQALINQEPVSQIIREALPASLELSVTALLVAAVTGLAVGFTAIARSEGKIDLAGRFYGIGTYALPPFWVAMLAQLLFAVTLGWLPVGGRFPPGMIAPNGSGFLIADSVISGNWAALQGALRHLVLPACTLGLLLSGVFTNALRLNLNRSLRSDYVEAARSRGLSETQVILRHALPNALLPVLTIAGITVASLIGGALLIEVTFSWPGIALRLQESINQRDYPVVQGIVVVIAALVVLVSVAVDLLVALLDPRVRY; encoded by the coding sequence ATGGGACGCAGTCGAGAGCTGCTCCGCTATGCGGGGACACGGCTTGCCCTAGCTCCAGTGATGCTGTGGCTGATCGCGACCCTGGTGTTTCTTTTGCTGCGGGTGGCTCCTGGCGACCCGGTGGATGCCGTGCTCGGGAGCCGCGCTCCGGAAGCAGCCAAAGCGGCACTCAGAGCGCGTTTGGGGTTGGATCAATCACTGGCGCAGCAATACCTGGATTTCCTCGGCGGGCTGCTGCATGGCGACCTCGGCCAGGCGCTGATCAATCAGGAGCCGGTCAGTCAAATCATCCGAGAGGCGCTTCCGGCCAGCCTGGAATTGAGCGTGACCGCCCTGCTGGTGGCAGCGGTGACCGGACTGGCTGTTGGTTTCACAGCGATTGCCCGATCCGAGGGAAAGATTGATCTGGCCGGACGCTTTTACGGCATCGGCACCTACGCCTTGCCGCCCTTCTGGGTGGCCATGCTGGCGCAGCTGCTGTTTGCCGTCACCCTGGGCTGGCTGCCTGTTGGAGGGCGCTTTCCCCCAGGCATGATTGCGCCTAATGGCAGCGGCTTTCTGATTGCCGACAGTGTGATCAGTGGTAACTGGGCGGCACTGCAGGGTGCTCTGCGCCATCTTGTGCTGCCGGCATGCACACTCGGACTGCTCCTAAGCGGTGTCTTCACCAATGCCCTGCGCCTGAATCTGAATCGCAGTCTTCGCTCGGATTATGTGGAGGCGGCCCGAAGCAGGGGACTCAGCGAAACCCAGGTGATTCTTCGGCATGCACTGCCCAATGCACTTCTGCCAGTGCTGACCATTGCCGGAATCACCGTCGCCTCGCTGATTGGCGGTGCACTGTTGATTGAAGTGACCTTTTCCTGGCCGGGCATTGCACTGCGACTGCAGGAAAGCATCAATCAGCGCGACTACCCAGTGGTGCAGGGCATTGTGGTGGTGATAGCCGCTTTGGTGGTGCTCGTCAGTGTGGCTGTGGATCTGCTCGTCGCCCTTCTCGATCCAAGGGTCCGGTACTGA
- a CDS encoding alpha/beta hydrolase: MLAALSPRPARTAAELVVRLDGMDLPLSINDLGGWLRGEERGSSELSVWLNLLEEESRQGVIDLLKAPLINDRSMARQILNSWAGRRLLDQVSDLVLVDDDATGQTVQVTLESLLDKRAQVTTLDLLEALPAKRVRLDLDALLPVASSWRRQLQRQQALVKTLNQLPVSSLTRRVDPASKAESASDRALQRLNLPVEHRDQPLQIQLWRPLSAEGLERSHWLVLMPGLGGSPDHFRWLGRALSRQGWPVLVLEHPGSDALAVQALLEGRRPPPGAEVLPDRLRDLDAVLAARQRGVFELPGTRLVLGGHSLGALTALLAAGAGPEIGLGRRCGQDLDDLPISNLSRLLQCQIEEVPLPAVRPPRQLAAVVGLNSFGSLLWPRRIPLPSDVAVFLSGGTLDLITPPLSEQLGLLRSLPANPATRAVLVEGASHFSPVRVEGQSGGGQGEDVFQLGEELVGVQPLRVQAQLEREIVRFLSDLELGRVSGSMQDGVEHLQVGDLHVHRLNQNGAERFLD; this comes from the coding sequence ATGCTCGCTGCCCTATCACCGCGACCAGCTCGTACAGCCGCCGAGTTGGTTGTCCGTCTGGATGGCATGGATCTGCCCTTGTCGATCAACGATCTGGGTGGATGGCTCCGTGGTGAAGAACGCGGCTCTTCCGAGCTGAGCGTTTGGCTGAATTTGCTTGAGGAGGAGAGCCGTCAGGGAGTGATTGATCTGCTCAAGGCTCCGCTGATCAACGACCGCAGCATGGCCCGCCAGATTCTCAACAGCTGGGCAGGCCGGCGTTTGCTTGACCAGGTCAGTGATCTGGTTCTGGTTGACGACGATGCCACAGGACAAACCGTTCAGGTGACCCTGGAGTCGCTACTCGACAAGCGCGCGCAGGTCACGACCCTCGATTTGCTGGAGGCTCTTCCGGCGAAACGTGTACGCCTCGATCTCGATGCCCTGCTTCCCGTTGCCAGCAGCTGGCGGCGTCAGCTGCAACGGCAGCAGGCTCTGGTCAAAACCCTCAATCAACTCCCGGTCTCATCCCTTACTCGCAGGGTGGATCCGGCTTCTAAGGCAGAGAGCGCCTCCGATCGCGCCCTTCAGCGATTGAATCTGCCGGTGGAGCACAGAGATCAGCCGCTGCAGATCCAGCTGTGGCGCCCGCTGAGTGCAGAAGGTCTCGAGCGCAGTCATTGGCTGGTGCTCATGCCTGGCCTTGGGGGTAGTCCGGATCATTTCCGCTGGCTTGGAAGAGCCCTCAGTCGTCAGGGCTGGCCGGTTCTAGTGCTTGAGCATCCAGGCAGTGATGCGCTGGCCGTGCAGGCTCTGTTGGAAGGACGCCGTCCGCCGCCGGGTGCTGAGGTGTTGCCCGATCGGCTCAGGGATCTGGATGCGGTGCTGGCTGCACGTCAGAGAGGGGTTTTCGAGCTTCCTGGGACACGTCTTGTGCTCGGTGGGCATTCCCTGGGAGCCCTCACAGCTCTGCTCGCCGCAGGTGCCGGGCCAGAAATAGGTCTCGGACGACGTTGCGGCCAGGATCTTGATGACCTTCCGATCAGCAACCTGTCGCGACTTCTCCAGTGTCAGATCGAAGAGGTGCCCCTGCCCGCAGTGCGTCCACCCAGGCAGCTGGCCGCTGTGGTGGGTCTAAACAGTTTCGGCAGCCTGCTCTGGCCTCGCAGGATTCCCCTGCCGAGTGATGTTGCTGTATTTCTGAGCGGCGGAACTCTTGACCTGATCACCCCCCCGTTGAGTGAGCAGTTGGGCCTGCTCAGGTCGTTGCCCGCCAATCCCGCAACCCGCGCTGTTTTGGTGGAAGGGGCCAGCCATTTCTCTCCTGTGCGCGTGGAGGGACAGAGCGGTGGCGGTCAAGGTGAGGATGTGTTCCAACTCGGTGAGGAGCTGGTTGGGGTTCAGCCTCTGCGGGTTCAGGCCCAGTTGGAGAGAGAAATCGTGCGCTTTCTTTCTGATCTGGAGCTTGGTCGTGTGTCCGGGTCGATGCAGGACGGTGTTGAACACCTGCAGGTGGGGGATCTTCATGTGCACCGTCTGAATCAGAACGGTGCAGAGCGTTTCCTGGATTGA
- a CDS encoding MFS transporter — protein sequence MTPIVFHQASFTATQVGQGLAAAALIGTAARLLSGVLLDRGLCCSWPVRAAAVLAFIADFVLLQAQGFTGYLTGQLLIGLAAGLYFPAIELAVPLSCAGFKSSRGYALARSADALGVAMGALIGAIVTALGLIRAVYLVEAAAVAVMLLVLSWRPLPDGRAALLHLDDSGDKQSNARDPAADGWRWLMPLLPVLAISIIATGMIALRQSALPLDLVRGGLSRPAVSEAGSGALIALQLALLLVLQWPVGNWVAKRSLRFGLGMGLAGFVAGCLLLASSALWSGGMVLISLAMVPLAFGEAAFLPSAAEAMVEETPLKHRGLSMALFSQCFAISATGAPLLAGALLDQQGHGVQLWLLMAVICLAVMPLLKTVRPRYTAGLQATPLENDEDVPSPRIASLH from the coding sequence ATGACGCCGATCGTGTTCCACCAAGCCAGCTTTACGGCGACTCAGGTGGGGCAGGGCCTGGCAGCCGCCGCCCTGATTGGAACAGCTGCCCGGCTGCTGAGCGGCGTCTTGCTCGATCGGGGCCTTTGCTGCTCCTGGCCGGTGCGTGCCGCGGCAGTGCTGGCCTTCATCGCCGATTTCGTCTTGTTGCAAGCGCAAGGTTTTACGGGCTACCTCACAGGACAACTACTGATTGGTCTGGCAGCAGGGCTTTACTTCCCCGCCATTGAGCTGGCTGTGCCACTCAGCTGTGCTGGCTTCAAATCCAGCCGCGGCTATGCGCTGGCTCGTAGCGCTGATGCGCTTGGTGTCGCCATGGGCGCACTGATCGGTGCAATCGTCACAGCTCTCGGCCTGATTCGCGCGGTTTATCTGGTGGAGGCGGCGGCCGTTGCTGTGATGTTGCTTGTGCTGAGCTGGCGCCCCCTTCCCGATGGGCGGGCAGCCCTGTTGCATCTCGACGACAGCGGGGACAAGCAATCCAACGCCAGGGACCCTGCAGCAGATGGATGGCGCTGGCTGATGCCACTTCTACCGGTGCTGGCCATCAGCATCATCGCCACGGGGATGATTGCGCTCAGGCAAAGCGCCCTGCCTCTGGACCTGGTGCGTGGAGGCCTGTCGCGTCCAGCCGTAAGCGAAGCCGGAAGCGGAGCACTGATTGCGCTGCAGCTGGCTCTCCTGCTGGTTCTGCAATGGCCTGTCGGTAACTGGGTCGCCAAGCGCAGCCTGCGCTTCGGGTTGGGAATGGGACTGGCCGGCTTCGTGGCCGGCTGCCTGCTGCTGGCGAGCTCGGCGCTCTGGAGCGGTGGCATGGTGCTGATCTCACTGGCCATGGTGCCACTGGCGTTTGGAGAAGCTGCTTTCCTTCCCAGTGCAGCCGAAGCCATGGTGGAAGAGACCCCTCTGAAACACAGAGGTCTATCCATGGCGCTGTTCTCCCAATGCTTCGCCATCAGCGCCACCGGCGCTCCTCTTCTGGCCGGAGCCTTGCTTGACCAGCAGGGTCATGGCGTACAGCTCTGGTTGCTGATGGCAGTGATCTGCCTGGCCGTGATGCCACTGCTCAAAACAGTTCGACCTCGCTATACAGCAGGTCTGCAAGCAACCCCCCTGGAGAACGACGAGGATGTCCCGAGCCCGCGAATTGCTTCGCTCCATTAA
- a CDS encoding Coq4 family protein yields MSRARELLRSIKNLSVLQELAKTNGGLDSVGDLVDNFIDSEAMVVCLQRFKALPGGKEMVEQRYPPFQPDIPALEKLPEGTLGRAYACMIRRLNYDADFFRPRDTSSEALWLTQRIASTHDLHHVIGGFNTETAGESGVLSITATQIGFPAYVLLNTLAGFRAFRFQPNEFEKISRAIAVGSRIGLEATPLVLQRWEEGWDKPLDQWRQELGVKPAVGEAFGAEY; encoded by the coding sequence ATGTCCCGAGCCCGCGAATTGCTTCGCTCCATTAAAAATCTTTCAGTCCTGCAGGAGCTGGCCAAAACCAATGGCGGCCTCGACAGTGTCGGGGATTTGGTTGATAACTTCATCGACAGTGAGGCCATGGTGGTTTGCCTCCAACGTTTCAAAGCTCTGCCCGGTGGCAAGGAAATGGTGGAACAGCGTTACCCACCCTTCCAGCCCGATATCCCAGCCTTAGAGAAGCTGCCTGAAGGAACACTGGGTCGGGCTTATGCGTGCATGATCCGCCGACTGAACTACGACGCTGATTTTTTCCGACCAAGAGATACCAGCAGCGAAGCGCTCTGGCTGACGCAGCGAATCGCTTCAACCCATGATCTGCATCACGTGATCGGCGGATTCAACACCGAAACCGCTGGTGAATCGGGAGTGCTGTCGATCACAGCAACCCAGATCGGTTTTCCTGCCTACGTTTTGCTGAACACACTGGCGGGCTTCCGCGCATTTCGCTTCCAGCCGAATGAGTTTGAGAAAATCAGTCGCGCGATCGCTGTGGGCAGCCGCATCGGGCTGGAAGCGACTCCTCTTGTGCTGCAGCGCTGGGAGGAAGGCTGGGACAAGCCACTTGATCAGTGGCGCCAAGAGCTGGGGGTCAAGCCTGCGGTGGGAGAAGCGTTTGGAGCTGAGTACTAA
- a CDS encoding SemiSWEET transporter produces the protein MDVDSIGYVAAVLTTMSFFPQAIKTLRTDDTRSISLSMYFLFTIGVAIWAVFGLLSGNGPVILANGFTLIPASFVLQKKIRHRLLGGEH, from the coding sequence ATGGATGTGGATTCAATTGGCTACGTGGCCGCGGTGCTGACCACCATGAGTTTCTTTCCGCAGGCCATCAAAACGTTGCGCACCGATGACACGCGCTCTATTTCACTGTCGATGTACTTCCTGTTCACCATTGGGGTCGCCATCTGGGCGGTGTTTGGTCTGCTCAGTGGGAATGGACCGGTGATCCTCGCCAACGGCTTCACACTGATTCCAGCATCGTTCGTTCTGCAGAAGAAGATTCGCCATCGCCTGCTGGGTGGCGAGCATTAG
- a CDS encoding cysteine hydrolase, which yields MIRFRPSQTALVLIGFQKDYFDPQGALYSVVEESHRVSGTLEHTIETIDNIAESPITIVNTPIVFSETYKEIENPTGILKAIKEIEAFKVGTAGAEVIAEIKKYGDRIKTVPGKKGFNAFSNTDLEKLFADHQIEQIVIAGCVSSLCINATALYARDQGYEVTILSDCTSSRTPIEQEMFCDEIFPLFADVITHDDFINAIRSNSC from the coding sequence GTGATTCGCTTCAGACCCAGCCAAACAGCACTTGTACTGATCGGCTTTCAGAAAGACTACTTTGACCCGCAAGGAGCCCTCTATTCTGTTGTAGAAGAATCACATCGTGTTTCAGGCACCCTCGAACACACCATCGAGACAATCGACAACATTGCTGAATCTCCAATCACCATCGTGAACACACCTATCGTGTTCAGCGAGACCTACAAGGAGATTGAGAACCCAACCGGAATCCTCAAAGCCATTAAAGAAATTGAAGCCTTTAAAGTGGGCACAGCAGGAGCAGAGGTGATAGCCGAAATCAAAAAGTATGGAGATCGCATTAAAACAGTGCCCGGCAAAAAAGGATTTAACGCTTTCTCCAATACCGATCTAGAGAAGCTTTTTGCCGATCATCAGATCGAACAGATTGTGATTGCTGGATGTGTTTCATCACTATGCATCAATGCCACGGCTCTTTACGCGAGAGATCAAGGCTATGAAGTAACCATTCTCTCGGACTGCACCTCAAGCCGAACGCCTATTGAACAAGAGATGTTTTGCGATGAAATTTTCCCACTATTTGCGGACGTGATAACTCACGATGATTTCATTAATGCAATAAGAAGCAATTCCTGTTGA